A genomic window from Pocillopora verrucosa isolate sample1 chromosome 7, ASM3666991v2, whole genome shotgun sequence includes:
- the LOC131773982 gene encoding uncharacterized protein, giving the protein MPRPYSEDLQWRAIWMKEMLGFQVDEVGDPDEGGRSDLLNYQKDSPTAIALSITMDKDDGQWIHSFLFENVCGRHVKYTAVIRGYALYGHVIQNLTLSVDIPDPCRTQCVMESRCVAIDIGQHFGDHIICELSDSDGTEYPQDLKPRNDFIYIGTEKEFFVYPIRTDAVITHALTMGLALVGIPRKATFVSADLSTMEKTVKQEFYIAEHLVACNSSEWTLIIKMDGSKDTFSYDSVLWTNKDTFNLPGGKTGLDTQETKLPTYWEKAFSKICLGMRIGSHTNFIVIHMEATSLYSLIADGQYRAISLGRDKWKSLIGADASLQLNCNKEGFNSQGYPMHFKARIGIIGNEQSNCESTDSRIGFGTGGSPDKSITCGNVASFGPDNGNRYLKAMGYIMVQ; this is encoded by the exons atgccTCGTCCATACAGCGAAGATCTCCAATGGCGAGCCATTTGGATGAAAGAAATGTTGGGGTTTCAAGTGGATGAGGTTGGAG ATCCTGATGAAGGAGGAAGATCTGATCTCTTGAACTACCAAAAGGATAGTCCAACAGCCATAGCCTTGTCCATCACAATGGACAAGGACGATGGACAATGGATACACAGCTTCTTATTTGAAA ACGTGTGCGGACGTCATGTGAAATATACTGCTGTCATTAGGGGCTATGCTCTTTATGGTCACGTGATTCAGAACCTTACGCTTTCGGTTGATATACCAGACCCCTGCAGAACTCAGTGTGTTATGGAAAGTCGCTGCGTAGCAATTGATATTGGCCAACACTTCGGCGATCACATCATATGTGAACTAAGTGATTCAGACGGAACTGAATACCCCCAAGATCTCAAGCCTCGGAATGATTTTATTTACATTGGTACTGAG aaagaattttttgtttacccAATAAGAACCGATGCAGTAATAACCCATGCCTTAACAATGGGACTTGCCTTAGTGGGTATACCAAGAAAGGCCACATTTGTCTCTGCGGATCTCTCTACAatggagaaaactgtgaaacaG GAATTTTACATAGCTGAACATCTTGTGGCGTGTAACTCCAGCGAATGGACGCTGATAATAAAGATGGACGGCAGTAAG GACACGTTTTCCTATGATTCCGTTCTGTGGACCAATAAGGATACTTTTAACCTTCCCGGAGGAAAAACTGGGCTCGACACACAAGAAACTAAGCTACCAACTTACTGGGAGAAAGCTTTCTCTAAGATCTGCCTTGGTATGAGGATCGGAAGTCACACCAATTTCATAGTCATTCACATGGAGGCAACTTCCCTTTATTCACTTATCGCTGACGGGCAGTATCGTGCCATTTCGCTTGGTCGTGATAAATGGAAGTCGTTGATTGGTGCAGACGCATCCCTGCAGCTTAACTGCAACAAAGAGGGTTTCAATTCACAGGGCTATCCCATGCACTTTAAAGCAAGGATTGGTATTATTGGTAACGAGCAATCTAATTGCGAAAGTACTGATTCCAGAATCGGTTTTGGTACAGGAGGCAGCCCTGACAAATCCATCACGTGTGGCAACGTGGCTAGTTTTGGACCAGATAATGGAAACAGATATCTTAAGGCAATGGGATATATCATGGTACAGTGA